In Carassius gibelio isolate Cgi1373 ecotype wild population from Czech Republic chromosome B4, carGib1.2-hapl.c, whole genome shotgun sequence, one DNA window encodes the following:
- the LOC127956028 gene encoding gastrula zinc finger protein XlCGF8.2DB-like, whose translation MEFIKEESEDMKTKETFRDEHEDIEEQTDLMALKESEVLNEIEEKDHDSINGETSLRFSQTKKTSSRKRTQKTGRSYFTCQQYGKGFSQTESIKRQMSIQTGEKLYTCQQCGRSFTQFRHLEVHMRVHTGEKPYTCQQCGKHFSHRVSLKRHIRIHTGEKPYTCQQCGRSFIQPGQLGAHMSVHTGEKPYKCKQCGRSFNRKGNLNCHMRIHTGEQPYTHDQCGKSFDQHDILEVHMRTRREKPYVCPECGKWFNHKQRFEDHIRIHTGEKPFTCQECGKCFRQKGNLNRHMTVHTGEKPFICCHCGKSYRYTAGLKYHMRFHI comes from the exons atggagtttattaaagaggagagtgaagacatgAAGACTAAAGAAACATTCAGAGACGAACATGAAGATattgaggaacaaacag accTAATGGCACTGAAAGAGAGTGAAGTACTGAATGAAATTGAAGAGAAAGATCATGATTCCATAAATGGAGAAACATCTTTGAGGTTTTCACAGACTAAAAAGACTTCCTCAAGAAAAAGGACTCAAAAGACAGGAAGAAGTTATTTCACTTGCCAACAGTATGGAAAGGGTTTCAGTCAAACAGAAAGTATTAAAAGACAAATGAGTATTCAAACAGGAGAGAAGCTATACACGTGCCAACAGTGTGGAAGGAGTTTTACTCAATTTAGACACCTGGAagtccacatgagagttcacacaggagagaaaccttatacctgccaacagtgtggaaagcaTTTCAGTCATAGAGTAAGTCTTAAAAGACACattagaattcacactggagagaagccatacacatgccaacagtgtggaaggAGTTTCATTCAACCTGGTCAACTTGGAGCCCACATGagtgttcacactggagagaaaccttacaaatGCAAACAGTGTGGAAGAAGTTTCAACCGGAAAGGAAATCTTAATTGCCATATGAGAATTCATACTGGAGAGCAGCCTTACACAcatgatcagtgtggaaagagttttgatCAACATGACAtccttgaagtccacatgagaaCTCGGAGAGAGAAACCCTACGTGTGCCCCGAGTGCGGAAAGTGGTTTAATCATAAACAACGTTTTGAAGACCACataagaattcacactggagagaagcctttcacctgccaaGAATGTGGAAAATGTTTCCGCCAAAAAGGAAACCTTAACAGGCACATGacagttcacactggagagaagccgtttATATGTTGTCACTGCGGAAAGAGTTACAGATATACAGCAGGACTCAAGTACCACATGAGGTTTCACATATGA